CCATTCATTAACCACAGAAAAGACAGTCTGAGAGTGAAGTGAAGAGCCTGTAGAATACAGGTAAGCTGAAAGAATCTCCTGGAAAGTCTtttcaaaacaaatatatttaccCTGGAGAGAGGGTGGGCTTTTCAGGATGGATGGGGCAGGGATGGGCATAAAAAGTAGAAGCCTATTTTGAAAAAGGACCCCGGGTAATATTGAGCATGTCCTCAATCCGCTGTCAAACAACTGACCTGAAACAGGACCAGGAGTTCTCTTGGGATGGGCCTGGAGGATCTTATAGTCAGGCAAAAGCTCCAAACAAAACGCCCTATCCAACCCCACCCCAAATCCTACCTGCTCTTACTAAGGTCAGATCTAGATCATcctttggggagggaggaaacCATTACACCTTTTAAAAGGATTGAGGCCTTGAATCAAGACGGATCTGAGTTCACATCGCTTAAGCTATGAAAAATTGTAAACAAACCAGGAGTACAACCATACCTCCCTTACAAGCTGATTAACCTTCATCAACTTAGGTTCGTTCACCTCTAAACCTTAGTTTCTCCACttacagaaagagaagaggatTTACTTTTCAAGTTATACCTCAAGTCACTCTGTAAGAGATCTAGGGCAGAGCTGGGTCTCAGATTAGCAACTTCTCCCCTGAGGAAGTCTCCTCAGGCCTTCCTAGTCCACTGGCTCTCTCTTCTATGAACAGACCCTTGGCTACTTGTAGTTTGAACAAGGCACGTGAGCACTCAGGATGCACACACTCCCTAACTGCAGTTAAAACCCCGAAACCAGGACTAGCCCTCCCAGGACTGCAAAATCCCCTTGCTTCACTGAGCCCCATCGTCCCTATAAATAAAACCACTTGGAAGCCAGCCTCAGAGGGTGGctgtaaaagggaagaaaaagatgttAGGTGTGTTGTGTGACAGCTCTCGACCCACCTGTGGAGTTATTATTCTGCAGGCCCCTAGAGGACCTAGGCTGAAAACTGCCGGTTTGCTTGACTGCCCTGGGATGAAGggctggtggggggtggggggggtctcagaggaaaaggaagaccAGGAAACAAGAGTTAGCCGGGTGGAGCCGGAGGGTGTCAGGATTTTTGGAACCAGACAGGGAGCGGGTGTGGGTGAGTCCagcaaagtttttttgtttgctttgggaGGGAAACAGAAGAGGCCCTAGAGTGTGAGGGGGCTCGGCAGTTCTTCCACCGACTCTGAACCCAACGCCCTCCACTCCCAAGTCCGACCTTAAAAGTGCTACACGTTTCATAGTAATGGTTCACACTTATGGAGCACTTCCTACGACAATGGTTAGCACTTAATGAGCCCTTGTTATTAAAATACCAGCTAACATTAGTGCCGGGGACTAATCATGGATCCGGAGAGGAGAGGGCGGCCCGAATATCTGCCCCGGAAAGGAGGGTGTGTCGGGTCCAGGGCGACAGAACCGGGACCAGGGTCTAGGGGTCAGTTTGGGCCGAGCCCAGCAGATTCGTGGGTCCAGGCCATGCGTGGCCAGGGCGGCCCTCAGCATTCCTACCTTTGAGCGAGGTTTCCACCAGGCGCAGGTAAAGCTGTGAGCTCTTGTTGCCGTGGCTCATGCGCTGGGCTAGCCCGTTGCGCTGCAGGACGCACTCCTCAAACTGCACGACGTTTTGGTGGCGCCGCTTGAGGCTGGTCAGGGCCCAGAATTCGGCTAGCGCCAGCTCCACGTTCTCGGGGGCGTCGCAGCGGATCTTCTTGACCGCCACCCGGGCCCCGCTGCGCCCGGCCACTGCCTCGTACACCACGCCGTAGCTGCCGCGCCCGATCTCCGCCAAAAGGCTGTAGCGCGGCCGCGCCGACCCGCCGCCGCCCTCCGGCCGCCGCCGCGCCAGGTAGGCCTCGCCCGGGGCCTCGGCCGCCACCGGATCCATGGCCTGGGCCACAGCCGCCGGCCTCAGCTTCGCGCTGAGCGCCCGCGGCACTGGGCTTCGCCTTTTCCGCTCGGGGCTTTGTGTACCTCTGCGGGCGCCGTCCTCCTCCCCCGTTTCCATGGCTGCGGGCGGCGGGGGGAGCAGCAACGGCGCTGCCCGGGACCCCCCTGCCTCATCCCTCCGTCCGGCCCCGGGACGCGGAGGAGCGGGACCCTGGATTGTGACCTGCGGGCGAAAGAATCGGTTAAACAACCAGGCCAAGGCCGGGAGGCAAGCAGCGCAGGCCTCAGGGCGTCCCACCACCTCCTCTGGCCGCCACGGCCCCTTTAAGACGGAAGGCACGGCTGCTGACtgaacgggggaggggaggggaaagcggGAAAGACGAAACCACGGGGCACTGGCTCAGAGGGGGGGccggaaagaaaagcagaaactcCCTGCCTTTTCAGTTAATTTATTGTATAGCAATACGAGAAACAAGGACTCGCAGCTTTCGTGACTTATGAAAATCGCCCTTAAGAAGAAATTCGGACTGTGGAGATCTTTTTTCCGCTTGGCTCCCTCTGGGATGCCCCTCCCCGCGTCCCGCCCTGTGTTCTCCCGGGTGTAAACAGTCCATTGAATTAAGCCGGAGCCGAGCCCAGCGGATCGACCCAAGTCCCGCCGGGCTGCGGGTGTAAGGGGTTGGCTTGAAAGTCCGGAGTCCCTGAGCGCGCCCAACCGGGGGCCCAACTGCCCTCCCCAGACGCCCGAGGCGGCGGGCGTAGTTCCAGTTTGGGTGCTAGCTTTCACTCCGCGGACCGCGCCCTTACCTGGCCTGCGCCCTTCCACTTCCGGGCAGCGCGTTTCCCCTCTAAGGCCCCCAGCTGGGGGTGGTCCGCTCCGGGCCAGGGCTGCTTCGGGTACCTAGCCGGGCGAGAGACCGTGGCCCGGGTCGGGCGTGCGACAGAGCCTGTTGCTGTACGGGTGACGGCAGCGGTGCTCTCGAGGGACAACTGGGCGTCAGGGCTCCCGCGGCTCTCCACGTGTTCGCGCCAGCTGAGCCCTTTACGTAACCTTTTTATATAAGCCGCACGTCCCGCCCGCACTCGGGCCAGCGGGGGCTCCTGGTGGCCCATCCCCCGGGAGGCCAGCCGAGTACTGCGCCGCCGGGGTCCTGCCAAGGTCGGCCTACCAGTAGCAGCCGGGTGAGCCCACGCGGGGCCGGGGCCCAATCACAGGCGAGAACACCCAACCAACAAAAAACTGGCGCCAAATTCCCGCGATCGGGCAGCGGCCTCCGGTCTCCGCAGccgcctgcgcaccgcaacctcCTCTCTTCCTTGCCTGCGCTGCATGAAGAGGAGCTGTACCCAGTAGGCCCTAATAAATACTGATTGGTTGATTGGATTGGTCGGTTTAATTGATTCATAGGTCTTGCCTGGGAACCGCCCGCACTGGGATGGAATCCACGCCCAGTCTCCTATTAAGCCGCTTGATCCTGGGCAAAACATTGCCCcacttggagcctcagtttccccttctgaaaAATGGATAGACTCGGCCTTGCCTCCCAGGGTTGATAgccccaaataaaaaatatatatattatataaaatattaatatataaataaatattaatatataaatatttagattttGATATAAATCTGAAGTGGCTAATTGGGTGCAGGGCTGAGAGTGCTGAATGTAAGCTCCATTTAGACAtgaatctttaaatattttgttactgCTTTGTACCTCAGTGCCGAGTAGGTGCTCCATATTTGTAAACTGAATCTACAGATATTGAGCACTGTAATGTGCTAGGCACCGTTTTTGTTCTAAATTGTTGGGGAAAGAGCGGCGAACAAGACAGTCTCTACCTTAGTTGAGGTTCTGTGCCTCGTCAAATCATATGGGTGACTTTGTGCAAATAACACTTTCTTAAGTGTCTCttgtcctcatctgtaatatgggaagAACAGTAGTTGAAGGATTCACTGAGGTTAGACAGTTAAAGCGCTTAGAATAGGACAGGGCCTTGCACACATtaaatgttagatattattaaataaatacataggatCATTTTTGACAATGTAAGTGTAATAGAGGAAAAGAATGAGCTAAAGAGTGCCTGGGGGTTGGGAACAGGCCACTTTGTTAGTGTGGTCACTAAAAACTTAACTTTTTTTggataaaatttcaaatttacatataaattacaAGAATAGTAAAGAATCTCATATTTTTAACCATAATaataatttgttatattttactACATTTGCATTATCATATTCTCTCTTGTGtatttgtttatgtatgtattatatataatatgtttttgtattttcttttcccccaaaacCACTTTAGACTAAATTTCAGACATCATTCCCCTTTCATTCCTAAATATTTCTGTGTGTTCTTCCTAAGAACATGGATATTCTCTTGCAAAATCTCagtacaattatcaaaatcaAGAATTTTGACAATAATGCAATTCTTTAATATGTCTTCCATATTTAAATTTTGCTAATTGTCCCAATAATATAGCTACTTCCTACGATCCAGTCAGGATCactttgcatttagttgtcatgacTCCAGAGTTTCCTTTACTCTAGAAAGGCAGTTAATTATTCagcttttctttgtcctttacgaccttaactttttttttttttttttttttttttgcggtacacgggcgtctcactgttgtggcctctcccgttgcggagcacagcctccggacgcgcaggctcagcggccatggcttacgggcctagccgctccgcggcatgtgggatctccccggaccggggcacgaacctgtgtcccctgcattggcaggcggactctcaaccactgcgccaccagggaagccctgaccttaacatttttgaagagtactggtgaGTTATTTTGTAGATGTCCCTAAGTTTAGATTTGTCTggtattttctcatgattagaattaggttatgcatttttggtaGGAATGGCACTGAAAGGAGTTGTGTCCTCAGTGTACCACATCAGGAGGCACATGGCATATTTTTATTCCAATACTGATGATGTTCactttgatcatttggttaaggtggtgtctgccaagGTACTACACtgaaaagttactatttttccctttgtaattattAAGTGTCTTGTGGGAAGATATTTTGAGACTACCCTGTTCTTCATCAGACTCTCACCCACTGGTTTTAGCATTCATTTATGGTTCTTGCCTGAGTCAGTTACTCCCATGGTTACAAAATGCTGATTGAAAGgcctctgtattagtttgctagggctgccataacaaaataccactgactgggtggcttaacggaatttattttctcacagctgtggaggctagaagtccaagatcagagtgttggcaggtttggtttctcctgagacctctGTCCTTAGTTTGTAGACGGCTTgccttctggctgtgtcctcataAGACATTTTCTCTGTGGGGatatcttttcctcttcttataaggacacagtcgtattggattagggcctaccctaACTGGctcatttaacttaatcacccCTTTAAAGACTTTATCCCCAAATGTATTATTGAtacattctaaggtactgggggTTGTGAATTCCACATATGATTTTGGCAATGGTGGGAAGGGGGGAATTAAGTCTATACCAGTCTATAACAACTAAATCTATAACAGTGACACAAGCTGAGACCTCAAGCCAGCCATGCTAAAACTAGTGGAaaggcatttcaggcagagggagtaAGTACAGAAGCTGTCAGGAACATGACTGATGTCAAATTTAAGCCAATGGGTgagaatgtgaaatggtacaaccactttggagaaaaaaggtttggtggtttcttataaagttaaatatatatctaCCCTATAGCCCAGTAATTGCAtgcctaggtatttacccaagataaatgaaaacctgTGTTCACTAATACACTTGCATAAGGATGTTTATAGTGGCTTTTTCTATaagtcccaaactggaaaacaCTCCAATGTTCATCAATAAATGAAGGGATAACCAAATTGTGGTATTTTTGTACCAAGAAATGCTGttcaatggggggaaaaaaaaaaggaatgaagtattgatacaacatggatgaatcaaaataattatgctaagtgaaagaagtcaggaaCAAAAGGGTATATACTGGATGATTCTATATACAATTCTTGAAAATGCAAACGAATTTatggtgacagaaagcagattagtagttggggtgggggagaggggatggaaTACAAAGGGACTTGAGAAACTTTTTGAGGGGATGGATATGTTCGTTATCTTGAAATTACCTTGTAATACTTTCAAGGGGGGAATATGTTCAAAACACTTCAGAGTGtacactgtacactttaaataagtGCAGTTTTTGTACATCATTTTTGCAGctttacctcaataaagttgtaaaaaaaatggggaaaaagagtacatactattTGATTCCATTAATGTAAAGGCAAGCTACACTGATCTGTGGCTGCAGAAATCATATCAGTGGTCACCTTTGGGTGGGAATTACTGCTAAGGAGCAGTAATGCATACCAACTAGAAGAACATTCCATGTCAGGGGGAAGAgcaggtgcaaaggtcctgagatgTAGCACCCAAAGCGGCCAGTGTGACTGCAGCGCAGGGAATAGGGAAGAGTAGTGGAAGCAGAATGGTGATGCTCCCTTCCCATCCCCACTACTTCAGTGGGTAAGAACGCCCAAGGGGCAGCTGGccctgaggtggggggaggggttctCTGGGAAAGCAGTAGGCtctgggctgggaaggaaaggTTGGGTGAGTGGAGGAGTGTGGAAGGGATGGAAGCTGGGAGAAGGCTGAGACTGCTCCAGTGGGCTGGGTCAGAGGGTAGTGGGAATGAGGAGGGGGCTTGGGAGTTGAGGGTTGGGGGCTGGAGGTGGCACCGGGCCCTGGCAGAGAATCGTCTGAAATGGCGGTTGTAGCAGGGGAGCTGAGGATGGGAAGGGGTTAAGGGGAGAGAAGCTGATATGGGGTATGGGAGGGGGACCTCAGAGGGGCTGTGGATGTTCTGAAGGATGGAAGCTTGAGGTGGGTGCCTCAGTGGAGGGTGTACTCTGAGTGGGGGACGCTGGGGAGGGCTGTGGGGAGGCTATGCCATTGGCTTGAACTCCCCTCGCATGATAGAACTGGATTTCAGAGGCTCCAGGAGGGCTGTCCGCAAGAAAAACTGGAGCCTGTCATGCTTCCTAACAGCCCAAAGCTCACAACAATTACAGGGAGATACGGTTGACCCCATTTTATGAATGGGAAGATTGAACTTGGAAGCTGTCACATTACAAGCAAGTGGAATCGCTGAAATCTGATCCCCAGCAGCCTTGGGTTTTGGTGCCCAAACTCTTAACTTTTACACAAACCGCGGTTCTCCAGCTCAAGTGCACCTCAGCATCACCTAGATTGCtggaccccacccccagagcGGCTAACCAGTAAGTCCTGGGTAGGGCTTGATTATTTTCATGCCTCACTaggtcccaggtgatgctgatgctaacGTTGTTGGTCTGGGaagcacactttgagaaccactgcattaCACTATACTGCCCCTAGACTGAGCGCAAAGCTGAGGCAATTGTAGAGGATTGGAGTTCTGGCAAAGAATTTGAGGATGGATTGGAGCTACTCacagaaaactaagcaaataaGCCAAGGTGATTATTAAAGccaagaaaacaaagacaatttgTAAGAAGAACATTGTAATCATCATAAACTACAACACTCAGCTGGAAATAATATTACACTGTCATTATAATGTAAGAACAGTACATTGATTTAACCAGAAattatgatataattattttgggaaaattggagcaggagggtgtgtgtgtgtgtgtgtgtgtgtgtgtgtgtgtgtgtgtgtgtgtgtgtgagagagagagagagagagagggagggagagactaaATTTTTATTCTCCATCGCTGTAAGTTAATAGAAAAGGTCAATCTTGAAGTGACACCATAGTCAGGTATAAAGAAGTAAACATAGAATGAGTTATTGCTTCATGGGATGGGACTTAGTGGTGAGAAAGGGGATTTTTGTTATAAGCTTTGTAATAGTATCTAACTCGTAGTAGTAATTAACTCTTAAacattatgtatatttattacttggattgaaattgaaattaaaaataagagtggGTGTGGGCTTTGGCCACCACTGAAACAGCCTGTCAGCTTGGTGGCGCTGTTCAGCTTCTGGCCATGAGGTGCTCCTCTTGTCCTTGAATCGCCTAGAAGCGATTAACAAGTAGTTAAGTACCCAAATCACACCCTGGGGACACCACACTAGAGATATTGCACCCACTGAGACTCAACAGAGAGGGCCTCTTGTTTATTTAACAAGGGTCTGAGTCACAGAAAACAAAGATGGAAGCAGATACAGCCACCCTGTTTCCCAAACTTAACGGATTGTTCTCATTTCACATGTTCTTCCCATCAGCCACTTCAGGGCTCCGAAATTCCaacctttcctcctctcccttctggaATGTCATAGAAATTCTTTGTCAGGCTATCATCTGAGTATTTGCTGCAGAAAATTGGTTGCTAAGTTCTTAGGAGTTGTTTATGGTTTTTAGAAAGGTAAAGGAATACAGTGAGCTAGCAGGGCAAAGTCCTTGATTCTATAACTACTGGGACATTCAAAATAAACTATTGGGGAATCTGGTTGAAAGGTACACAACCATAAGGCACCAAAGTACACTCATTGATCAAAGTATGAAGCATACAGCCTTTTAGGAAGGCAATTTGAAAATTTgtctattaatatatttaaaaatccatacaCTTTGAACCAGCAATCTCATTTCTAGGATTTATCCTATAGAAATACTTACCCATTAGTGGAAAATATATGTGCTGCAAGAATTTTTATTGTGGTcatttgtaataataaaatattagaaatactcAAGTGCCAGAGATGGGATTAGTTACATACAGCCACATATTTGCATATAATGTAGCCATCAAAAAGGAGTTAGCTCTGTATATGCTACAGAACAAGTATTCACAACATATTGTATATGTTGTGAACAAGTATTCACAACTTATTGTTATATAAAAAGCAAATGTAAACTAGGATCTATAGTATAACCtcaaattttgtttaaatatatataaatagttgcTAGCCTTCGTTGAGTTGTTTTTCTGTATTGGGAGCTGTCCTAAGTGCTCTGTacgtattaatttatttattccaaTACACTGTAGGGTAAGTttcattattatctccattttccatagaaactgaggcacagagaggttatgtgacttTTTCAAGGCCATAGCACTAAGAAGTGATGGAGCTTGGTTTCAAACCAAGGCATACCTGATTCCAAAGCTCGTGGTACTTACATGTTACATGTACTTACGTGTTAGTTTCTACATACATAAAGGAAATATTTGGATAAATAATACTCTAGATGCCAAGAAGAATTCTCTTTAGGTGATTCTTTCAACACTTCTGTATTATTTGAACGTTTTACGTACATATTTTTGGTATTAGTTTTTAAGTACTTTTTTGTAGAtatgaaaaaacaataaaattcagtttaaaaagaaTGTGCAATAATGCAGACTGCATCTCATCGCTCATTTGCTCAGTGAGTACTGATTAAGTTCCTACTGTTTGCTGGATTAGGGACTGAGATGAATGAAACCCAGTTCCTGTGATGGAGGAACATAGAGTCTTGTGAGGACCAGAAAGAAGCAGCCAGTGCTCAGTCTTTTCTGGCTCTATTGCACTGTGACTTTCCTTTAGATTTTGGTTGGCCAGAGAGAAATGAGGCTGCGCCATAGGTATCAACACTCAAAATTTCCTCTTTCAACTAATGGAACCAGGTGCTATGCAGGGCCTGAACATTATACactgtctctcttcctctatAGAACTTACTATTATTGGTTCAACCAACATTTAGTGGGCATTAGGCCCTGTGTGTGAGTTGGGGATCCAGAGATGAATAAGACAAGTTCTCTGCTGGTAAAATCTGGTGTTGTGAGGAAAACTGCTATGTTTCTAAATAGTTATAGTTTTCCATTGGTGAAAATAATGATTCCAACAAACAATTAAGAAGTACTTACTAGGCACTGATTCATACACTTCTTACATATACTAACTTACTGAATTCTTAACCCTCTGAGATACTATTGATATTATTATCTCTgtattatagatgaggaaactgaggcacagagagtttaggcaacttgcccaagatcacacaggtagGATGTGGATGATCAGGAAATTCCAATCCAGGTAATGCTTAGAACAGCACAACCAAACAGCCCAGCTTGTGGGAGAGCAATcgtgataaaaataatattaacaactGTAACAGTACCTGTCACAAACCACACAGAGCTTTGTGGGTTTT
This portion of the Pseudorca crassidens isolate mPseCra1 chromosome 15, mPseCra1.hap1, whole genome shotgun sequence genome encodes:
- the STK35 gene encoding serine/threonine-protein kinase 35, which encodes MGHQEPPLARVRAGRAAYIKRLRKGLSWREHVESRGSPDAQLSLESTAAVTRTATGSVARPTRATVSRPARYPKQPWPGADHPQLGALEGKRAARKWKGAGQVTIQGPAPPRPGAGRRDEAGGSRAAPLLLPPPPAAMETGEEDGARRGTQSPERKRRSPVPRALSAKLRPAAVAQAMDPVAAEAPGEAYLARRRPEGGGGSARPRYSLLAEIGRGSYGVVYEAVAGRSGARVAVKKIRCDAPENVELALAEFWALTSLKRRHQNVVQFEECVLQRNGLAQRMSHGNKSSQLYLRLVETSLKGERILGYAEEPCYLWFVMEFCEGGDLNQYVLSRRPDPATNKSFMLQLTSAIAFLHKNHIVHRDLKPDNILITERSGTPILKVADFGLSKVCAGLAPRGKEGNQDNKNVNVNKYWLSSACGSDFYMAPEVWEGHYTAKADIFALGIIIWAMIERITFIDSETKKELLGTYIKQGTEIVPVGEALLENPKMELHIPQKRRTSMSEGIKQLLKDMLAANPQDRPDAFELETRMDQVTCAA